A window of the Alnus glutinosa chromosome 4, dhAlnGlut1.1, whole genome shotgun sequence genome harbors these coding sequences:
- the LOC133865862 gene encoding beta-galactosidase 16-like produces the protein MLWLFCWFVLLLKSLGSVHGGNITYDGRSLIINGHHKILFSGSIHYPRSTPEMWPSLIGKAKEGGIDVIQTYVFWNLHEPQQGQFDFSGRRDLVRFIKEIQAQGLYVCLRMGPFIEAEWSYGGLPFWLHDIPGIIFRSDNEPFKFHMKRFAKNIVGMMKSEGLYASQGGPIILSQIENEYMLVEAAFHEKGPPYVRWAANMAVGLQTGVPWAMCKQDDAPDPVINSCNGMRCGETFAGPNSPNKPALWTENWTSFYQTYGEETYMRSAAHIAFHVALFIAKKGSYVNYYMYHGGTNFGRTGSAYIIPSYYDQAPLDEYGLIRQPKWGHLKELHAAIELSSSPLLSGAHTAFPLGELQQAYVFKSDAGECAAFLVNNETSDVKVVFQNFSYELPRNSISILPDCKTVIFNTAKVSTQHNTRSVISSQKFDSIEQWEEYKEVIPDFHETSLRAKKLFEQMNTTKDSSDYLWYTFRFQHDSPSAQSILNVASCGHVLHAFLNGGHAGSAHGSRQKKTFTLKNSVRLRNGTNFISLLSVMVGLPDSGAFLEHRVAGLRRVRVQGKDLSNHPWGYQVGLSGEKLQIYTDLGSRQIQWRRFGISTHQRPTWYKTTFDEPAGNNPVALNLGSMGKGEAWVNGQSIGRYWVSYRTSKGNPSQTWYHVPRSFLKPKGNLLVLLEEERGYPLGIFLDTISITKVCGLVSGSHLPSVTSWRRQDGSGKIYQKKPDRRPKLQLDCPPKHIISKILFASFGTPSGDCESYDIGSCHSSNSRDIVEKACLGKNRCSLIVSSHTFGGDWCPGIPKALLVDAQCS, from the exons ATGTTGTGGCTATTTTGTTGGTTCGTGTTGCTGTTGAAGTCTTTAGGCTCAGTTCATGGAGGCAACATAACATACGATGGAAGATCTTTAATCATCAATGGCCATCACAAGATTCTCTTCTCCGGCTCAATCCACTATCCTCGTAGCACTCCGGAG ATGTGGCCATCTTTGATTGGGAAAGCCAAAGAAGGGGGAATAGATGTGATACAAACCTATGTGTTTTGGAACCTTCATGAGCCCCAGCAAGGACAG TTTGATTTTAGTGGAAGACGTGATTTAGTAAGGTTCATTAAGGAAATCCAAGCACAAGGCCTATATGTGTGCCTTAGAATGGGACCGTTTATCGAGGCTGAATGGTCTTATGG GGGCCTACCGTTTTGGTTACATGACATTCCCGGCATTATCTTCCGATCTGATAACGAACCCTTCAAG TTTCACATGAAGAGGTTTGCAAAGAACATTGTAGGCATGATGAAATCGGAAGGACTGTATGCTTCACAAGGAGGGCCAATTATACTATCACAG ATTGAGAACGAGTACATGTTGGTAGAAGCAGCTTTTCATGAGAAAGGGCCGCCTTACGTTCGTTGGGCTGCAAACATGGCTGTGGGGCTTCAAACTGGTGTCCCCTGGGCAATGTGTAAGCAAGATGATGCCCCTGACCCAGTG ATAAATTCATGCAATGGGATGAGATGTGGAGAAACATTTGCTGGACCCAACTCGCCAAATAAGCCAGCATTGTGGACGGAGAACTGGACAAGTTT CTATCAAACATACGGTGAAGAAACATACATGAGGTCAGCTGCACACATTGCATTTCACGTTGCATTGTTCATCGCAAAGAAAGGAAGCTACGTTAATTATTACATG TATCATGGAGGCACCAATTTTGGAAGAACAGGCTCTGCGTATATAATCCCAAGTTATTATGATCAAGCTCCTCTTGATGAGTATG GTTTAATTAGACAACCAAAATGGGGTCATCTTAAGGAGCTGCATGCTGCTATAGAGTTAAGCTCAAGCCCTTTACTTTCAGGAGCACACACTGCATTTCCTTTGGGTGAACTGCAACAA GCTTATGTCTTCAAAAGTGACGCAGGAGAATGTGCTGCCTTTTTGGTAAACAATGAGACGAGTGATGTGAAAGTTGTCTTTCAgaatttttcatatgaattgCCTCGAAATTCAATCAGTATCCTACCAGATTGCAAGACCGTAATCTTCAACACTGCAAAG GTAAGCACACAACATAATACAAGATCAGTGATCTCGAGCCAAAAGTTTGACTCAATTGAACAATGGGAAGAGTACAAAGAAGTTATTCCCGACTTTCACGAGACTTCATTAAGagcaaaaaaattgtttgagcAAATGAATACAACAAAAGATTCATCTGATTATCTTTGGTACACTTTCAG GTTTCAACATGATAGCCCAAGTGCTCAATCCATACTCAATGTTGCTTCCTGTGGACATGTTCTGCATGCCTTTTTAAATGGAGGTCACGCAG GATCTGCTCATGGAAGTCGCCAGAAAAAAACTTTCACCCTGAAGAATAGTGTGAGGTTAAGAAATGGGACAAATTTCATCTCCTTACTCAGTGTAATGGTTGGATTGCCG GATTCAGGAGCATTTCTCGAGCATAGAGTTGCAGGCTTGCGCCGAGTAAGAGTCCAAGGCAAAGATTTATCTAACCACCCATGGGGATATCAG GTTGGATTGTCAGGAGAGAAACTGCAAATATATACAGATCTTGGATCAAGACAAATACAATGGAGAAGGTTTGGAATCTCTACTCATCAAAGACCCACATGGTATAAG ACTACGTTTGATGAACCTGCTGGAAACAACCCCGTTGCACTGAACCTCGGTTCCATGGGAAAAGGAGAAGCTTGGGTCAATGGCCAGAGCATTGGTCGATATTGGGTATCATACCGCACCTCAAAAGGAAATCCTTCACAAACATG GTACCATGTACCTCGATCCTTCCTCAAGCCTAAAGGCAACCTATTAGTTCtactagaagaagaaagagggtACCCCTTGGGGATTTTCCTGGACACAATTTCAATAACAAAAGTATGTGGCCTTGTGTCTGGTTCCCATTTGCCCTCAGTTACTTCATGGAGGAGACAAGATGGAAGTGGAAAAATCTATCAAAAGAAACCTGACAGAAGGCCTAAACTTCAGCTCGACTGTCCtccaaaacatatcatatcCAAGATCTTATTTGCAAGCTTTGGAACACCTTCTGGGGATTGTGAGAGTTATGATATTGGAAGCTGTCATTCATCTAATTCCAGAGACATTGTAGAAAAG gCATGTCTAGGAAAGAATAGATGCTCCCTCATTGTATCAAGTCATACTTTTGGTGGCGATTGGTGCCCAGGCATTCCTAAAGCTCTATTGGTTGATGCACAATGCTCCTGA
- the LOC133867200 gene encoding N-glycosylase/DNA lyase OGG1 has product MHSLRTSSLPIMKRARPTPPPTPPLSTTKTSRPISKKPKPTTPPKWVSLGLTKSELSLPLTFPTGQTFRWKQTGPLQYTGVIHSHLVSLKHLQNGDVSYCLHHTATSEAKAKLALLDFLNAGISLSDVWEIFSASDPRFAELATHLGGARVLRQDPLECLVQFLCSSNNNIGRITKMVDFVSSLGDFLGTVEGFEFHQFPSLERLAMVSEDELREAGFGYRAKYIIGTVTALQSKPGGGAEWLASLRNSDLQEVIDALSTLPGVGPKVAACIALFSLDQHHAIPVDTHVWQIATRYLLPELAGARLTPKLCSRVAEAFVSKYGKYAGWAQTLLFIAELPSQKALLPSHFWSIKEKKSAKSKNGKMCSGN; this is encoded by the exons ATGCACTCATTGAGAACCAGCTCCCTTCCAATCATGAAGCGGGCCAGACCCACCCCACCACCAACGCCACCGCTCTCCACCACCAAAACCAGCAGACCCATCTCCAAAAAACCCAAACCCACGACCCCACCCAAGTGGGTTTCCCTCGGCCTCACCAAATCGGAGCTCTCCCTGCCCCTCACTTTCCCTACTGGCCAAACCTTCCGGTGGAAACAGACGGGCCCTCTTCAGTACACGGGCGTTATCCACTCCCACCTTGTCTCTCTCAAGCACCTCCAGAACGGCGACGTATCCTACTGCCTCCACCACACCGCCACCTCCGAGGCCAAGGCCAAGCTTGCCCTGCTCGATTTTCTCAACGCGGGTATTTCTCTCAGCGACGTCTGGGAGATCTTCTCGGCCTCGGACCCGCGGTTCGCCGAGCTGGCGACCCACTTGGGCGGGGCCCGGGTGCTCAGGCAGGACCCGCTCGAGTGTTTGGTTCAGTTTCTGTGTTCGTCTAATAACAACATTGGGAGGATCACCAAAATGGTGGACTTTGTTTCGTCCCTTGGGGATTTTTTGGGGACTGTGGAGGGCTTTGAGTTCCACCAGTTCCCGAGTTTGGAGCGGCTGGCGATGGTCTCAGAGGACGAGCTTAGAGAGGCCGGTTTCGGTTACAG GGCTAAATACATCATTGGTACTGTAACTGCTTTGCAATCAAAACCTGGTGGAGGTGCGGAATGGCTTGCTTCTCTTCGGAATTCGGATCTTCAAGAGGTTATTGATGCTCTCTCTACTCTACCTGGAGTTGGTCCTAAGGTGGCAGCGTGCATAGCTCTCTTCTCTCTTGATCAACACCACGCCATTCCTGTTGATACGCATGTCTGGCAG ATTGCTACAAGATACCTATTACCGGAACTTGCAGGTGCCCGTCTGACACCTAAGCTATGCAGCCGTGTGGCAGAGGCATTTGTGAGCAAATATGGCAAATATGCTGGCTGGGCTCAAACTCTGCTCTTCATTGCTGAATTACCTTCACAGAAGGCCCTCCTACCATCACATTTTTGGAgcatcaaagaaaagaaatccgCAAAGAGTAAGAATGGCAAAATGTGCAGTGGTAATTGA
- the LOC133865866 gene encoding SWI/SNF complex subunit SWI3C isoform X2: protein MPASPSFPSETRTRWKKRKREPQISRRAPKHEDDDEDEEEPPPAHDDDGVELQDDPDEPQSGAVSLHESEVLSDGGARVCDFPLVVKHTVNRPHSSVMAIVAAERANQSGESGKRAQQLHAALLALENVSYGQLQALSAVPADAPVFDQDRTDGAVSGSSFVITPPQIMEGRGVVKRFGSRVLVVPMHSDWFSPATVHRLERQVVPHFFSGKSPDHTPEKYMECRNYIVAKYMENPEKRLMVSDCQGLVVGVDNEDLARIVRFLDHWGIINYCAAAPSCEPRNGGSYVREDLNGDIQVPSAALKSIDSLIKFEKPKCRLKVADVYSSLSSHDAHASDLDNRIRERLSENHCNCCSRALPTVYYQSQKEIDTQLCSNCFQEGRFVTGHSSIDFISVDATNDYGDPDGENWTDQETLLLLEAMEIYNENWNEIAEHVSTKSKAQCILHFLRLPMENGLLENIEVPGMSSNSLNGDDCGRSNSNYNGDSAGSCHQDANSESRLPFANSGNPVMALVAFLASTIGPRVAAACAHASLAALSEGNGLSASGRNLQLEGSGHGNRMNSESIHSRESGRHGVIANSIQQKEENSGLHGSWNQNEAQVPLSAEKVKAAAKAGLAAAATKAKLFADHEEREIQRLSANIVNHQLKRLELKLKQFAEVETFLMKECEQVEKTRQRIAAERARLISARCGPAGVTSPMGVPGAGPSMVNNNASNRQQIVSAPPSQPSIPGYGNNQTVHPHMPFMQRQQMFGLGPRLPMAAIQQSSAASNVMFNASGNAQPTLNHPMLRPVSGTNSGLG, encoded by the exons ATGCCAGCTTCCCCTTCCTTCCCCTCGG agACCCGCACGCGATGGAAGAAGCGAAAGAGAGAGCCCCAAATCAGCCGGAGAGCACCGAAGCACGAGGACGACGACGAAGATGAGGAAGAGCCCCCTCCCGCCCACGACGACGACGGCGTAGAACTACAGGATGATCCCGACGAGCCGCAATCCGGCGCCGTTTCGCTCCATGAGAGCGAGGTCCTCTCCGACGGTGGGGCCCGCGTCTGTGACTTCCCTCTCGTGGTCAAGCACACAGTGAATCGGCCCCACTCCTCGGTCATGGCCATCGTGGCCGCAGAGCGGGCCAATCAGAGCGGAGAGAGCGGCAAGAGGGCTCAGCAGCTCCACGCTGCTTTGCTGGCCTTGGAGAACGTGTCGTACGGGCAGCTCCAGGCGCTTTCCGCCGTGCCCGCGGATGCTCCGGTGTTCGATCAGGATCGGACGGATGGCGCCGTTTCCGGATCGTCCTTTGTGATCACGCCGCCCCAGATCATGGAAGGTCGCGGCGTCGTCAAGCGGTTCGGGAGCAGGGTTCTCGTGGTCCCAATGCATTCAG ATTGGTTTTCACCAGCCACTGTGCATCGACTGGAGAGGCAAGTGGTGCCACATTTCTTCTCTGGGAAATCACCAGACCACACGCCAGAGAAATACATGGAATGTAGGAACTACATTGTTGCCAAATACATGGAGAATCCAGAAAAGAGGCTCATGGTCTCTGATTGCCAAGGATTGGTAGTTGGCGTTGATAATGAAGATTTAGCTCGGATTGTTCGGTTTCTTGATCACTGGGGAATCATCAATTACTGTGCTGCAGCACCAAGTTGTGAGCCTCGGAATGGTGGGTCCTACGTAAGGGAGGATCTAAATGGTGATATCCAAGTGCCATCAGCTGCTCTAAAGTCCATTGATAGTTTAATCAAATTTGAGAAGCCCAAATGTAGGCTCAAAGTGGCTGATGTTTATTCATCATTGTCATCACACGATGCTCATGCCTCTGATTTGGACAACAGAATCCGAGAGCGTCTATCTGAAAATCACTGCAATTGTTGTTCTCGGGCTCTTCCCACGGTTTACTATCAGTCACAGAAGGAG ATTGATACGCAACTGTGCTCTAATTGCTTCCAAGAGGGGAGGTTTGTTACTGGTCATTCAAGCATAGATTTTATAAGCGTGGATGCAACAAATGATTATGGTGACCCAGATGGGGAAAACTGGACCGATCAGGAAACATTACTTCTACTTGAGGCAATGGAGATTTACAACGAGAATTGGAATGAAATTGCAGAGCATGTTAGTACCAAGTCAAAAGCACAATGCATTCTTCACTTTCTTCGTCTACCTATGGAGAATGGCCTACTGGAAAATATTGAAGTTCCAGGCATGTCATCTAACTCGTTAAATGGAGATGATTGTGGAAgatcaaattcaaattataATGGGGATTCAGCAG GATCCTGCCATCAAGATGCCAATTCTGAAAGCAGGCTCCCTTTTGCGAATTCCGGGAATCCAGTTATGGCCCTG GTTGCTTTTTTGGCCTCTACTATTGGACCAAGAGTTGCTGCGGCATGTGCACATGCGTCCTTGGCAGCATTGTCCGAGGGCAATGGCTTATCTGCTTCTGGAAGAAATTTACAGCTGGAAGGTTCTGGGCATGGTAATAG GATGAATTCAGAGAGTATACATAGCAGAGAAAGTGGTCGTCATGGAGTAATTGCAAATTCAATCCAGCAAAAAG AGGAGAACTCTGGACTACATGGTTCATGGAATCAGAATGAGGCACAGGTTCCATTATCTGCAGAGAAAGTTAAAGCTGCTGCTAAAGCTGGCCTTGCTGCTGCAGCAACAAAAGCAAAATTGTTTGCAGATCATGAAGAACGGGAAATTCAAAGGCTATCTGCAAATATAGTAAACCATCAG TTGAAGAGATTGGAGCTGAAGCTGAAGCAGTTTGCTGAAGTGGAAACGTTTTTGATGAAAGAATGTGAACAAGTGGAGAAGACAAGGCAGAGGATTGCTGCTGAACGGGCCCGCTTGATATCAGCTCGATGTGGACCTGCTGGCGTCACTTCACCCATGGGCGTACCAGGTGCTGGTCCTTCTATGGTGAACAATAACGCCAGCAATAGGCAACAAATTGTCTCAGCTCCGCCTTCACAACCAAGCATTCCAGGATATGGCAACAATCAAACAGTCCATCCCCACATGCCGTTTATGCAACGGCAGCAAATGTTTGGGTTGGGGCCAAGGCTGCCCATGGCAGCAATACAGCAGTCCTCAGCTGCTTCAAATGTCATGTTCAATGCCTCTGGTAATGCGCAGCCTACTCTGAATCATCCGATGCTGCGACCCGTATCTGGTACTAACTCTGGTTTAGGTTGA
- the LOC133865866 gene encoding SWI/SNF complex subunit SWI3C isoform X1: protein MPASPSFPSETRTRWKKRKREPQISRRAPKHEDDDEDEEEPPPAHDDDGVELQDDPDEPQSGAVSLHESEVLSDGGARVCDFPLVVKHTVNRPHSSVMAIVAAERANQSGESGKRAQQLHAALLALENVSYGQLQALSAVPADAPVFDQDRTDGAVSGSSFVITPPQIMEGRGVVKRFGSRVLVVPMHSDWFSPATVHRLERQVVPHFFSGKSPDHTPEKYMECRNYIVAKYMENPEKRLMVSDCQGLVVGVDNEDLARIVRFLDHWGIINYCAAAPSCEPRNGGSYVREDLNGDIQVPSAALKSIDSLIKFEKPKCRLKVADVYSSLSSHDAHASDLDNRIRERLSENHCNCCSRALPTVYYQSQKEIDTQLCSNCFQEGRFVTGHSSIDFISVDATNDYGDPDGENWTDQETLLLLEAMEIYNENWNEIAEHVSTKSKAQCILHFLRLPMENGLLENIEVPGMSSNSLNGDDCGRSNSNYNGDSAGSCHQDANSESRLPFANSGNPVMALVAFLASTIGPRVAAACAHASLAALSEGNGLSASGRNLQLEGSGHGNRMNSESIHSRESGRHGVIANSIQQKASEENSGLHGSWNQNEAQVPLSAEKVKAAAKAGLAAAATKAKLFADHEEREIQRLSANIVNHQLKRLELKLKQFAEVETFLMKECEQVEKTRQRIAAERARLISARCGPAGVTSPMGVPGAGPSMVNNNASNRQQIVSAPPSQPSIPGYGNNQTVHPHMPFMQRQQMFGLGPRLPMAAIQQSSAASNVMFNASGNAQPTLNHPMLRPVSGTNSGLG, encoded by the exons ATGCCAGCTTCCCCTTCCTTCCCCTCGG agACCCGCACGCGATGGAAGAAGCGAAAGAGAGAGCCCCAAATCAGCCGGAGAGCACCGAAGCACGAGGACGACGACGAAGATGAGGAAGAGCCCCCTCCCGCCCACGACGACGACGGCGTAGAACTACAGGATGATCCCGACGAGCCGCAATCCGGCGCCGTTTCGCTCCATGAGAGCGAGGTCCTCTCCGACGGTGGGGCCCGCGTCTGTGACTTCCCTCTCGTGGTCAAGCACACAGTGAATCGGCCCCACTCCTCGGTCATGGCCATCGTGGCCGCAGAGCGGGCCAATCAGAGCGGAGAGAGCGGCAAGAGGGCTCAGCAGCTCCACGCTGCTTTGCTGGCCTTGGAGAACGTGTCGTACGGGCAGCTCCAGGCGCTTTCCGCCGTGCCCGCGGATGCTCCGGTGTTCGATCAGGATCGGACGGATGGCGCCGTTTCCGGATCGTCCTTTGTGATCACGCCGCCCCAGATCATGGAAGGTCGCGGCGTCGTCAAGCGGTTCGGGAGCAGGGTTCTCGTGGTCCCAATGCATTCAG ATTGGTTTTCACCAGCCACTGTGCATCGACTGGAGAGGCAAGTGGTGCCACATTTCTTCTCTGGGAAATCACCAGACCACACGCCAGAGAAATACATGGAATGTAGGAACTACATTGTTGCCAAATACATGGAGAATCCAGAAAAGAGGCTCATGGTCTCTGATTGCCAAGGATTGGTAGTTGGCGTTGATAATGAAGATTTAGCTCGGATTGTTCGGTTTCTTGATCACTGGGGAATCATCAATTACTGTGCTGCAGCACCAAGTTGTGAGCCTCGGAATGGTGGGTCCTACGTAAGGGAGGATCTAAATGGTGATATCCAAGTGCCATCAGCTGCTCTAAAGTCCATTGATAGTTTAATCAAATTTGAGAAGCCCAAATGTAGGCTCAAAGTGGCTGATGTTTATTCATCATTGTCATCACACGATGCTCATGCCTCTGATTTGGACAACAGAATCCGAGAGCGTCTATCTGAAAATCACTGCAATTGTTGTTCTCGGGCTCTTCCCACGGTTTACTATCAGTCACAGAAGGAG ATTGATACGCAACTGTGCTCTAATTGCTTCCAAGAGGGGAGGTTTGTTACTGGTCATTCAAGCATAGATTTTATAAGCGTGGATGCAACAAATGATTATGGTGACCCAGATGGGGAAAACTGGACCGATCAGGAAACATTACTTCTACTTGAGGCAATGGAGATTTACAACGAGAATTGGAATGAAATTGCAGAGCATGTTAGTACCAAGTCAAAAGCACAATGCATTCTTCACTTTCTTCGTCTACCTATGGAGAATGGCCTACTGGAAAATATTGAAGTTCCAGGCATGTCATCTAACTCGTTAAATGGAGATGATTGTGGAAgatcaaattcaaattataATGGGGATTCAGCAG GATCCTGCCATCAAGATGCCAATTCTGAAAGCAGGCTCCCTTTTGCGAATTCCGGGAATCCAGTTATGGCCCTG GTTGCTTTTTTGGCCTCTACTATTGGACCAAGAGTTGCTGCGGCATGTGCACATGCGTCCTTGGCAGCATTGTCCGAGGGCAATGGCTTATCTGCTTCTGGAAGAAATTTACAGCTGGAAGGTTCTGGGCATGGTAATAG GATGAATTCAGAGAGTATACATAGCAGAGAAAGTGGTCGTCATGGAGTAATTGCAAATTCAATCCAGCAAAAAG CTTCAGAGGAGAACTCTGGACTACATGGTTCATGGAATCAGAATGAGGCACAGGTTCCATTATCTGCAGAGAAAGTTAAAGCTGCTGCTAAAGCTGGCCTTGCTGCTGCAGCAACAAAAGCAAAATTGTTTGCAGATCATGAAGAACGGGAAATTCAAAGGCTATCTGCAAATATAGTAAACCATCAG TTGAAGAGATTGGAGCTGAAGCTGAAGCAGTTTGCTGAAGTGGAAACGTTTTTGATGAAAGAATGTGAACAAGTGGAGAAGACAAGGCAGAGGATTGCTGCTGAACGGGCCCGCTTGATATCAGCTCGATGTGGACCTGCTGGCGTCACTTCACCCATGGGCGTACCAGGTGCTGGTCCTTCTATGGTGAACAATAACGCCAGCAATAGGCAACAAATTGTCTCAGCTCCGCCTTCACAACCAAGCATTCCAGGATATGGCAACAATCAAACAGTCCATCCCCACATGCCGTTTATGCAACGGCAGCAAATGTTTGGGTTGGGGCCAAGGCTGCCCATGGCAGCAATACAGCAGTCCTCAGCTGCTTCAAATGTCATGTTCAATGCCTCTGGTAATGCGCAGCCTACTCTGAATCATCCGATGCTGCGACCCGTATCTGGTACTAACTCTGGTTTAGGTTGA
- the LOC133865866 gene encoding SWI/SNF complex subunit SWI3C isoform X3, producing MPASPSFPSETRTRWKKRKREPQISRRAPKHEDDDEDEEEPPPAHDDDGVELQDDPDEPQSGAVSLHESEVLSDGGARVCDFPLVVKHTVNRPHSSVMAIVAAERANQSGESGKRAQQLHAALLALENVSYGQLQALSAVPADAPVFDQDRTDGAVSGSSFVITPPQIMEGRGVVKRFGSRVLVVPMHSDWFSPATVHRLERQVVPHFFSGKSPDHTPEKYMECRNYIVAKYMENPEKRLMVSDCQGLVVGVDNEDLARIVRFLDHWGIINYCAAAPSCEPRNGGSYVREDLNGDIQVPSAALKSIDSLIKFEKPKCRLKVADVYSSLSSHDAHASDLDNRIRERLSENHCNCCSRALPTVYYQSQKEIDTQLCSNCFQEGRFVTGHSSIDFISVDATNDYGDPDGENWTDQETLLLLEAMEIYNENWNEIAEHVSTKSKAQCILHFLRLPMENGLLENIEVPGSCHQDANSESRLPFANSGNPVMALVAFLASTIGPRVAAACAHASLAALSEGNGLSASGRNLQLEGSGHGNRMNSESIHSRESGRHGVIANSIQQKASEENSGLHGSWNQNEAQVPLSAEKVKAAAKAGLAAAATKAKLFADHEEREIQRLSANIVNHQLKRLELKLKQFAEVETFLMKECEQVEKTRQRIAAERARLISARCGPAGVTSPMGVPGAGPSMVNNNASNRQQIVSAPPSQPSIPGYGNNQTVHPHMPFMQRQQMFGLGPRLPMAAIQQSSAASNVMFNASGNAQPTLNHPMLRPVSGTNSGLG from the exons ATGCCAGCTTCCCCTTCCTTCCCCTCGG agACCCGCACGCGATGGAAGAAGCGAAAGAGAGAGCCCCAAATCAGCCGGAGAGCACCGAAGCACGAGGACGACGACGAAGATGAGGAAGAGCCCCCTCCCGCCCACGACGACGACGGCGTAGAACTACAGGATGATCCCGACGAGCCGCAATCCGGCGCCGTTTCGCTCCATGAGAGCGAGGTCCTCTCCGACGGTGGGGCCCGCGTCTGTGACTTCCCTCTCGTGGTCAAGCACACAGTGAATCGGCCCCACTCCTCGGTCATGGCCATCGTGGCCGCAGAGCGGGCCAATCAGAGCGGAGAGAGCGGCAAGAGGGCTCAGCAGCTCCACGCTGCTTTGCTGGCCTTGGAGAACGTGTCGTACGGGCAGCTCCAGGCGCTTTCCGCCGTGCCCGCGGATGCTCCGGTGTTCGATCAGGATCGGACGGATGGCGCCGTTTCCGGATCGTCCTTTGTGATCACGCCGCCCCAGATCATGGAAGGTCGCGGCGTCGTCAAGCGGTTCGGGAGCAGGGTTCTCGTGGTCCCAATGCATTCAG ATTGGTTTTCACCAGCCACTGTGCATCGACTGGAGAGGCAAGTGGTGCCACATTTCTTCTCTGGGAAATCACCAGACCACACGCCAGAGAAATACATGGAATGTAGGAACTACATTGTTGCCAAATACATGGAGAATCCAGAAAAGAGGCTCATGGTCTCTGATTGCCAAGGATTGGTAGTTGGCGTTGATAATGAAGATTTAGCTCGGATTGTTCGGTTTCTTGATCACTGGGGAATCATCAATTACTGTGCTGCAGCACCAAGTTGTGAGCCTCGGAATGGTGGGTCCTACGTAAGGGAGGATCTAAATGGTGATATCCAAGTGCCATCAGCTGCTCTAAAGTCCATTGATAGTTTAATCAAATTTGAGAAGCCCAAATGTAGGCTCAAAGTGGCTGATGTTTATTCATCATTGTCATCACACGATGCTCATGCCTCTGATTTGGACAACAGAATCCGAGAGCGTCTATCTGAAAATCACTGCAATTGTTGTTCTCGGGCTCTTCCCACGGTTTACTATCAGTCACAGAAGGAG ATTGATACGCAACTGTGCTCTAATTGCTTCCAAGAGGGGAGGTTTGTTACTGGTCATTCAAGCATAGATTTTATAAGCGTGGATGCAACAAATGATTATGGTGACCCAGATGGGGAAAACTGGACCGATCAGGAAACATTACTTCTACTTGAGGCAATGGAGATTTACAACGAGAATTGGAATGAAATTGCAGAGCATGTTAGTACCAAGTCAAAAGCACAATGCATTCTTCACTTTCTTCGTCTACCTATGGAGAATGGCCTACTGGAAAATATTGAAGTTCCAG GATCCTGCCATCAAGATGCCAATTCTGAAAGCAGGCTCCCTTTTGCGAATTCCGGGAATCCAGTTATGGCCCTG GTTGCTTTTTTGGCCTCTACTATTGGACCAAGAGTTGCTGCGGCATGTGCACATGCGTCCTTGGCAGCATTGTCCGAGGGCAATGGCTTATCTGCTTCTGGAAGAAATTTACAGCTGGAAGGTTCTGGGCATGGTAATAG GATGAATTCAGAGAGTATACATAGCAGAGAAAGTGGTCGTCATGGAGTAATTGCAAATTCAATCCAGCAAAAAG CTTCAGAGGAGAACTCTGGACTACATGGTTCATGGAATCAGAATGAGGCACAGGTTCCATTATCTGCAGAGAAAGTTAAAGCTGCTGCTAAAGCTGGCCTTGCTGCTGCAGCAACAAAAGCAAAATTGTTTGCAGATCATGAAGAACGGGAAATTCAAAGGCTATCTGCAAATATAGTAAACCATCAG TTGAAGAGATTGGAGCTGAAGCTGAAGCAGTTTGCTGAAGTGGAAACGTTTTTGATGAAAGAATGTGAACAAGTGGAGAAGACAAGGCAGAGGATTGCTGCTGAACGGGCCCGCTTGATATCAGCTCGATGTGGACCTGCTGGCGTCACTTCACCCATGGGCGTACCAGGTGCTGGTCCTTCTATGGTGAACAATAACGCCAGCAATAGGCAACAAATTGTCTCAGCTCCGCCTTCACAACCAAGCATTCCAGGATATGGCAACAATCAAACAGTCCATCCCCACATGCCGTTTATGCAACGGCAGCAAATGTTTGGGTTGGGGCCAAGGCTGCCCATGGCAGCAATACAGCAGTCCTCAGCTGCTTCAAATGTCATGTTCAATGCCTCTGGTAATGCGCAGCCTACTCTGAATCATCCGATGCTGCGACCCGTATCTGGTACTAACTCTGGTTTAGGTTGA